Proteins from a genomic interval of Caulobacter rhizosphaerae:
- the metH gene encoding methionine synthase, whose translation MRPVFVNIGERTNVTGSAKFKKLIVEGDYAAALSVARQQVEAGAQVIDVNMDEGLLDSKQAMVTFLNLMAAEPDIARVPVMIDSSKWEVIEAGLKCVQGKAIVNSISMKEGEEKFIEQARLCLRYGAAVVVMAFDEVGQADTAARKTEICEKAYGILVDKVGFPPEDIIFDPNIFAVATGIEEHDNYAVDFIEGTREIKKRCPYARISGGVSNVSFSFRGNEPVRRAIHSVFLYHAIEAGMDMGIVNAGDLPVYDTLDPELREAVEDVILNRPQRTNVSNTERLVDMAPRYKGDKSQVQTANLEWRKGTVNERITHALVNGITDYIDQDTEEARLSVERPLHVIEGHLMDGMNVVGDLFGSGKMFLPQVVKSARVMKQAVAWLEPFMEAEKAGKPREQAGRILMATVKGDVHDIGKNIVGVVLQCNNYEVIDLGVMVPADRILDEARKHNVDMIGLSGLITPSLDEMVFVASEMERQGFTMPLLIGGATTSRTHTAVKIEPAYRSGSTTYVLDASRAVGVVSGLLSASERDRLQAETRAEYVRIREQYARGQTVKARTKIADARKRKFAIDWNGYTPPKPAFIGARTFEPSLAELVPFIDWSPFFASWELIGRFPQILEDDVVGEAATDLYRDARAMLDKVVAETWFEAKGVVGFWPAQADGDDIVLYTDESRSTELARLFTLRQQMDKSEGKANLALADFVAPVGQGPDYMGGFAVTAGHGEDEIVKRFKDAGDDYSAIMASALADRLAEAFAEWLHYKARVELWGYAPDESRDVDVMIAEKYQGIRPAPGYPAQPDHTEKGTLFKLLDAEAATGMILTESYAMSPGAAVSGFYFSHPQSHYFGVGKVDLDQVEDYARRKGWDVALAEKWLSPILNYDPAARARARGEAA comes from the coding sequence ATGAGACCCGTGTTCGTCAACATCGGTGAGCGCACCAACGTCACCGGATCGGCCAAGTTCAAGAAGCTGATCGTCGAGGGCGACTATGCCGCCGCCCTGTCGGTGGCGCGCCAGCAGGTCGAGGCGGGCGCCCAGGTCATCGACGTGAACATGGATGAGGGCCTGCTGGACTCCAAGCAGGCCATGGTCACCTTCCTGAACCTGATGGCGGCCGAGCCCGACATCGCCCGCGTGCCGGTGATGATCGACAGCTCCAAGTGGGAGGTGATCGAGGCCGGCCTGAAGTGCGTGCAGGGCAAGGCGATCGTCAACTCGATCTCGATGAAGGAAGGCGAAGAAAAGTTCATCGAGCAGGCCAGGCTGTGCCTGCGCTACGGCGCGGCCGTGGTGGTCATGGCCTTCGACGAGGTCGGCCAGGCCGACACCGCCGCGCGCAAGACCGAGATCTGCGAGAAGGCCTACGGCATCCTGGTCGACAAGGTGGGCTTCCCGCCGGAAGATATCATCTTCGATCCCAACATCTTCGCCGTGGCGACGGGGATCGAGGAGCACGACAACTACGCCGTCGACTTCATCGAGGGCACGCGCGAGATCAAGAAGCGCTGCCCCTACGCCCGCATCTCGGGCGGGGTGTCGAACGTGTCGTTCAGCTTCCGCGGCAACGAGCCCGTGCGCCGGGCCATCCACTCGGTGTTCCTGTACCATGCCATCGAGGCGGGCATGGACATGGGCATCGTCAACGCCGGCGACCTGCCCGTCTACGATACCCTGGATCCTGAACTGCGCGAGGCCGTCGAGGACGTGATCCTCAACCGTCCGCAGCGCACCAACGTCTCCAACACCGAGCGTCTGGTCGACATGGCCCCGCGCTACAAGGGCGACAAGAGCCAGGTCCAGACCGCCAACCTGGAATGGCGCAAGGGCACGGTGAACGAGCGCATCACCCACGCCCTGGTCAACGGCATCACCGACTATATCGACCAGGACACCGAGGAAGCCCGCCTGTCGGTCGAGCGGCCGCTGCACGTGATCGAAGGCCACCTGATGGACGGCATGAACGTGGTCGGCGACCTGTTCGGCTCGGGCAAGATGTTCCTGCCGCAGGTGGTCAAGTCGGCCCGCGTCATGAAGCAGGCCGTGGCTTGGCTGGAGCCGTTCATGGAAGCCGAGAAGGCCGGCAAGCCGCGCGAGCAGGCCGGCCGGATCCTGATGGCCACCGTCAAGGGCGACGTCCACGACATCGGCAAGAACATCGTCGGCGTCGTGCTGCAATGTAACAACTACGAGGTCATCGACCTGGGCGTGATGGTGCCCGCCGACCGCATCCTCGACGAAGCGCGCAAGCACAACGTCGACATGATCGGCCTGTCGGGCCTGATCACCCCGTCGCTGGACGAGATGGTGTTCGTGGCCTCGGAGATGGAGCGGCAGGGCTTCACCATGCCGCTGCTGATCGGCGGGGCCACCACCAGCCGCACCCACACGGCGGTCAAGATCGAGCCGGCCTATCGCAGCGGCTCGACCACCTATGTGCTGGACGCCAGCCGGGCGGTGGGCGTGGTCTCGGGCCTGCTGTCGGCCAGCGAACGCGACCGGCTGCAGGCCGAGACCCGGGCTGAATATGTCCGCATCCGCGAGCAGTACGCCCGCGGCCAGACGGTCAAGGCGCGCACCAAGATCGCCGACGCGCGCAAGCGCAAGTTCGCCATCGACTGGAACGGCTACACGCCGCCCAAGCCGGCCTTCATCGGCGCGCGCACGTTCGAGCCCTCGCTGGCCGAACTGGTCCCGTTCATTGACTGGTCGCCGTTCTTCGCCAGCTGGGAGCTGATCGGCCGTTTCCCGCAGATCCTGGAAGACGACGTGGTCGGCGAGGCGGCGACGGATCTCTATCGCGACGCTCGCGCCATGCTCGACAAGGTGGTGGCCGAGACGTGGTTCGAGGCCAAGGGCGTGGTCGGCTTCTGGCCCGCCCAGGCCGACGGCGACGACATCGTCCTCTACACGGACGAGAGCCGCTCGACCGAGCTGGCCCGCCTGTTCACGCTGCGCCAGCAGATGGACAAGTCCGAGGGCAAGGCCAACCTGGCCCTGGCCGACTTCGTCGCGCCGGTCGGCCAAGGGCCAGACTACATGGGGGGCTTCGCCGTCACCGCCGGCCATGGCGAGGACGAGATCGTCAAGCGCTTCAAGGACGCCGGCGACGACTATAGCGCCATCATGGCCTCGGCCCTGGCCGACCGCCTGGCCGAGGCCTTTGCCGAGTGGCTGCACTACAAGGCCCGCGTCGAACTATGGGGCTATGCGCCGGACGAGTCGCGTGACGTCGACGTGATGATCGCCGAGAAGTACCAGGGCATCCGCCCGGCCCCCGGCTATCCGGCCCAGCCCGACCACACCGAAAAGGGCACGCTGTTCAAGCTGCTGGACGCCGAGGCGGCCACCGGCATGATCCTGACCGAGAGCTACGCCATGAGCCCCGGCGCGGCGGTCTCAGGCTTCTATTTCAGTCATCCGCAGAGCCACTATTTCGGGGTCGGCAAGGTCGATCTCGACCAGGTCGAGGACTATGCCCGCCGCAAGGGCTGGGACGTGGCCCTGGCCGAGAAATGGCTGTCGCCGATCCTCAACTACGATCCGGCGGCGCGGGCGCGGGCGCGGGGGGAGGCGGCTTAG
- a CDS encoding NYN domain-containing protein — translation MADQRAPRLAVLIDADNASPRIAPGLFQEIAKIGEASLRRIYGDFSSPRLKGWTDLLSVHAIMPYQNFAHTPGKNASDIALVIDAMDLLHGARFDGFCLVSSDSDFTRLAARIREQGVDVYGFGERKTPESFRQACSRFVYTENLLPETLAPVSPDHASTTLVSARQSPTAAVPLIRTALAQLDVDEGGGWTPLGRVGQQLAILAPDFDPRTYGQAKLSDLVTKVGLFEIRNSEAGAVQIRTKPTRGAGVRKA, via the coding sequence ATGGCTGACCAGCGCGCTCCTCGCCTTGCCGTGCTCATCGACGCGGACAACGCGTCTCCCCGCATCGCGCCGGGGCTGTTCCAGGAAATCGCCAAGATCGGGGAAGCCAGCCTCCGACGGATCTATGGCGACTTCTCGAGCCCGCGCCTGAAGGGATGGACGGACCTGCTGTCCGTCCACGCGATCATGCCCTACCAGAACTTCGCCCATACGCCGGGCAAGAACGCCTCGGACATCGCCCTGGTGATCGACGCCATGGACCTGCTGCACGGGGCCCGCTTCGACGGGTTCTGCCTGGTGTCGTCAGACAGCGACTTCACCAGGTTGGCGGCTCGCATTCGCGAGCAGGGCGTCGACGTCTACGGCTTTGGGGAACGCAAGACCCCGGAGAGCTTCCGGCAGGCCTGCAGCCGGTTCGTCTATACCGAGAACCTGCTGCCCGAAACTCTGGCGCCGGTATCGCCCGACCACGCGTCCACCACGCTCGTCTCGGCGCGTCAGTCGCCGACCGCGGCGGTCCCCCTGATCCGAACGGCCCTGGCCCAGTTGGATGTGGACGAGGGGGGCGGCTGGACGCCCTTGGGCCGGGTCGGCCAGCAACTTGCGATCCTCGCGCCCGATTTCGATCCGCGAACCTATGGTCAGGCCAAGCTGAGCGACCTCGTGACCAAGGTCGGCCTTTTCGAAATCCGAAACTCGGAGGCCGGCGCGGTTCAGATCAGGACGAAGCCCACGCGGGGGGCGGGTGTCCGCAAGGCGTGA
- a CDS encoding NAD(P)H-dependent oxidoreductase, translating to MNNYPPRFASSRGGYYGEGAPTAGLDHQETYLKGLFGFLGVTDLRFIRAEGVALGEEARGKSLEAVQGEILKLAA from the coding sequence GTGAACAATTACCCGCCGCGCTTCGCCTCGTCGCGTGGCGGTTATTACGGCGAGGGCGCCCCGACCGCCGGCCTCGACCATCAGGAGACCTATCTGAAGGGTCTGTTCGGCTTCCTGGGCGTCACCGACCTGCGTTTCATCCGCGCCGAGGGCGTGGCCCTGGGCGAAGAAGCCCGCGGCAAATCGCTGGAGGCGGTTCAGGGCGAGATCCTGAAGTTGGCGGCCTAG
- a CDS encoding DUF885 domain-containing protein produces the protein MSQLNRRDVLALGAAAAAAGGPALAAAAPGDAAAEALLARVAEDLMREYPENASALGLDKDRRAALKSSLTDRSLAGRGTLAAAARARVARMKAVDRKGLSPAAALDLGVVQTAHELAVEGFDFPYGDAIGLSSQWSYRNAPYVVAQNTGAFVETPDFLDSQHAVANAADVESYLHRLELYAVQLDGETARLRHDGALGVVAPDFLLDKTLKQQKGARAQPVADWGLVTSLARKAKDVPGDHARRAAAIVEGKIAPAMDRQIAELAAHRAKATADAGAWKLPDGGAYYAWALRAGTTSRLTPDEVHQMGKEQLKALFARMDTLLKAQGLTQGSVGARMKALGEDPKNLFPNTDEGRAQILAYLNGRVADIRTRLPRAFATMVPGNLVIKRVPVEIQDGAPGGYAAAGSIDGTVPGNYYINLRDTGMWPRYGLPTLTYHEGLPGHIWQGEYTYKLPLVRSLLAFNAYSEGWALYAEQLADELGVYDGDPLGQLGYLQSIAFRACRLVVDTGIHAKRWTRDQAIDWFVTTNGSTRQEVQGEVDRYCAWPGQACGYKVGHSEIVRLRSKAQAALGPRFDLRTFDDAVVMGGNVPLTQLEGVIDAYVKGKRTT, from the coding sequence GTGAGTCAGCTCAATCGACGTGATGTTCTAGCGCTCGGTGCGGCCGCCGCTGCGGCGGGCGGCCCAGCCCTGGCCGCCGCCGCCCCCGGTGACGCCGCCGCCGAGGCCCTGCTGGCCCGGGTCGCCGAGGATCTGATGCGGGAATATCCGGAGAACGCTTCGGCCCTGGGGCTGGACAAGGACAGGCGCGCGGCCCTGAAGTCCAGCCTGACCGACCGTTCGCTGGCGGGCCGGGGCACGCTGGCCGCCGCCGCCAGGGCCCGCGTCGCCCGGATGAAGGCGGTCGACCGCAAGGGGCTGAGCCCGGCGGCCGCCCTCGACCTCGGCGTCGTCCAGACCGCCCACGAACTGGCCGTCGAGGGGTTCGATTTCCCCTATGGCGACGCCATCGGCCTGTCTTCGCAGTGGTCCTATCGCAACGCGCCCTATGTGGTGGCCCAGAACACCGGGGCGTTCGTCGAGACGCCCGACTTTCTCGACAGCCAGCACGCCGTGGCCAACGCCGCCGACGTCGAGTCCTACCTCCACCGTCTGGAGCTCTACGCCGTCCAGTTGGACGGTGAGACGGCGCGCCTGAGGCATGACGGCGCATTGGGTGTGGTCGCCCCCGACTTCTTGCTGGACAAGACCCTGAAGCAACAGAAGGGCGCCCGCGCCCAGCCCGTCGCCGATTGGGGCTTGGTCACCTCGCTGGCCCGCAAGGCCAAGGACGTCCCGGGCGACCACGCGCGCCGCGCCGCCGCCATCGTAGAGGGCAAGATCGCCCCGGCCATGGACCGCCAGATCGCCGAACTGGCCGCCCATCGCGCCAAGGCGACCGCCGACGCGGGGGCGTGGAAGCTGCCGGACGGCGGCGCCTATTACGCCTGGGCGCTGCGGGCCGGCACCACCAGCCGCCTGACACCCGACGAGGTCCACCAGATGGGCAAAGAGCAGCTGAAGGCGCTGTTCGCGCGCATGGACACCCTGCTGAAGGCCCAGGGCCTGACCCAGGGCAGCGTCGGCGCACGGATGAAGGCCCTGGGCGAGGACCCCAAGAACCTGTTCCCCAACACCGACGAGGGCCGGGCCCAGATCCTGGCCTATCTGAACGGCCGGGTGGCCGACATCCGCACCCGCCTGCCACGCGCCTTCGCCACGATGGTTCCAGGCAACCTGGTCATCAAGCGCGTGCCGGTCGAGATCCAGGACGGCGCGCCCGGCGGCTATGCGGCGGCGGGCTCGATCGACGGCACGGTTCCCGGCAACTACTACATCAACCTGCGCGACACGGGCATGTGGCCGCGCTACGGCCTGCCGACCCTGACCTATCACGAGGGCCTGCCCGGCCACATCTGGCAGGGCGAGTACACCTACAAGCTGCCGCTGGTCCGCTCGCTGCTGGCCTTCAACGCCTATTCGGAGGGCTGGGCCCTCTACGCGGAACAACTGGCCGACGAGCTGGGCGTCTATGACGGCGATCCGCTGGGCCAGCTGGGCTACCTGCAGTCCATCGCCTTCCGCGCCTGCCGCCTGGTGGTCGACACCGGCATTCACGCCAAGCGCTGGACCCGCGACCAGGCGATCGACTGGTTCGTGACCACCAACGGCTCGACCCGCCAGGAAGTGCAGGGCGAGGTCGACCGCTACTGCGCCTGGCCGGGCCAGGCCTGCGGCTACAAGGTCGGCCACAGCGAGATCGTGCGCTTGCGGAGCAAGGCCCAGGCCGCGCTGGGGCCGCGCTTCGACCTGCGCACCTTCGACGATGCGGTGGTGATGGGCGGCAACGTCCCGCTGACCCAGTTGGAGGGCGTGATCGACGCTTACGTGAAGGGCAAGCGGACAACCTGA
- a CDS encoding GH1 family beta-glucosidase → MASLGLGGCDRVGPTEATIRSRQFPKDFVWGVATAAFQTEGSPAVDGRGPSIWDTFEKQPGRIKDGSNADVATDSYRRYAEDVDLIAGAGLKAFRFSIAWSRVLPTGAGTVNAAGLDHYERLVDACLAKGVTPYATLFHWDLPQALQDKGGWSARDTAKSFAEYAAAVAGRLGDRLKHVITLNEPAVHAVFGHVLGEQAPGLKDIALLGPTTHHMNLGQGLAIQALRAGGGDLRIGTTQALQPCRASGGPLAFWNRPAADGLDALWNRAWLDPLLKGTYPALMDEFLEGHVRDGDLKLIRQPIDFLGVNYYAPAYVKLDMASPSHIAVGSPPRGAELDAFGRQIDPSGLAEVLEMVRRDYGNPPVLITENGCSDAFGDGPAVIDDGFRCQYLRRHLEAVKSAMEAGSQVGGYFTWTLIDNWEWDIGYTSKFGLVAMDRATGVRTPKTSYGWFKGVATTGLLPPA, encoded by the coding sequence ATGGCCAGTCTGGGCCTGGGCGGCTGCGACCGCGTCGGACCGACGGAGGCGACGATCCGATCGCGTCAGTTCCCTAAGGACTTCGTCTGGGGCGTGGCGACGGCGGCCTTCCAGACCGAGGGCTCGCCCGCCGTCGATGGCCGCGGACCGAGCATCTGGGACACCTTCGAAAAGCAGCCGGGCCGGATCAAGGACGGCTCGAACGCCGACGTCGCGACCGACAGCTATCGGCGTTACGCCGAGGACGTCGACCTGATCGCCGGGGCGGGCCTGAAGGCCTTCAGGTTCTCGATCGCCTGGTCGCGGGTGCTGCCCACCGGGGCGGGGACGGTCAACGCCGCGGGCCTGGACCATTACGAGCGCCTGGTCGACGCTTGCCTCGCCAAGGGGGTCACGCCCTACGCCACCCTGTTCCACTGGGACCTGCCCCAGGCCCTGCAGGACAAAGGCGGCTGGAGCGCGCGCGACACCGCCAAGAGCTTCGCCGAATACGCCGCGGCCGTGGCCGGACGGCTGGGCGACCGGCTCAAGCATGTCATCACCCTGAACGAGCCGGCCGTGCACGCGGTGTTCGGTCATGTGCTGGGCGAGCAGGCGCCGGGGCTGAAGGACATCGCTTTGCTGGGGCCGACCACCCACCACATGAACCTGGGTCAAGGCCTGGCGATCCAGGCCCTGCGCGCCGGGGGCGGCGACCTGCGGATCGGCACGACCCAGGCGCTACAGCCGTGCCGCGCGTCGGGCGGGCCGCTGGCGTTCTGGAATCGCCCCGCCGCCGACGGCCTGGACGCCCTGTGGAACCGAGCCTGGCTAGATCCGCTGCTGAAGGGGACCTACCCGGCGCTGATGGACGAGTTCCTCGAGGGCCACGTCCGCGACGGGGACCTGAAGCTTATCCGCCAGCCGATCGACTTTCTGGGGGTCAACTACTATGCCCCCGCCTATGTGAAGCTGGACATGGCCAGTCCCAGCCACATCGCGGTCGGGTCGCCGCCGAGGGGCGCCGAGCTGGACGCCTTCGGCCGGCAGATCGATCCGTCAGGCCTGGCCGAGGTGCTGGAGATGGTGCGCCGCGACTATGGCAATCCGCCGGTGCTGATCACCGAGAACGGCTGCTCGGACGCGTTCGGCGATGGTCCGGCGGTGATCGACGACGGCTTCCGCTGTCAGTACCTCCGCCGCCACCTGGAGGCGGTGAAGAGCGCCATGGAGGCCGGGTCGCAGGTCGGCGGCTATTTCACCTGGACCCTGATCGACAACTGGGAATGGGACATCGGCTACACATCGAAGTTCGGCCTGGTGGCCATGGACCGCGCGACCGGGGTGCGGACGCCCAAGACGTCGTACGGATGGTTCAAGGGCGTGGCGACGACAGGATTGCTGCCGCCGGCGTAG
- a CDS encoding J domain-containing protein, whose translation MTFWRNIATLAARRLDMAECQECPPGLPGQDPAFSTAVTALGAKLAKADGSADGDEYAAFAEVFHPAPESENNIHRLYDLARQTTHGFESYAKRLAKRYRTCPQILEDVLDGLFHIAKADGAVTQDELSYLERVADLFGMSPLSFRRLTATHVGTGPDDPYRILDVPADADDAVVHSAWRAAMSEAHPDRARARGLPLEFIEVAEAKSAAINAAFSTVMRERRELAGLGAN comes from the coding sequence ATGACCTTCTGGCGTAACATCGCAACTCTCGCCGCGCGCCGGCTGGACATGGCCGAGTGCCAGGAGTGTCCGCCGGGTCTGCCTGGTCAGGACCCGGCCTTCTCGACCGCGGTCACGGCGCTGGGCGCGAAGCTGGCCAAGGCCGACGGCTCGGCCGACGGCGACGAATACGCCGCCTTCGCCGAGGTGTTCCACCCCGCCCCCGAGTCAGAGAACAATATCCACCGCCTGTACGACCTGGCCCGCCAAACGACGCATGGCTTCGAGAGCTACGCCAAGCGGCTGGCCAAGCGCTACCGCACCTGCCCGCAGATCCTCGAGGACGTGCTGGACGGCCTGTTCCACATCGCCAAGGCCGACGGGGCGGTGACTCAGGACGAACTGAGCTATCTGGAACGGGTGGCCGACCTGTTCGGCATGTCGCCGCTCTCGTTCCGCCGCCTGACGGCCACCCACGTCGGCACGGGCCCGGACGACCCCTATCGCATCCTCGACGTGCCGGCCGACGCCGACGACGCGGTGGTGCACTCGGCCTGGCGCGCGGCGATGTCGGAGGCTCACCCCGACCGCGCCCGGGCCCGCGGCCTGCCGCTGGAGTTCATCGAGGTGGCCGAGGCCAAGTCGGCGGCGATCAACGCCGCCTTCAGCACGGTGATGCGCGAACGGCGCGAATTGGCGGGTCTCGGCGCCAACTAG
- a CDS encoding DUF2314 domain-containing protein, with protein MRQPDFSVDGWSLEDGEDYHRRAPATFPIPDLAVRQILQPGDFAKLIFRIAVDSAEEPEAFERMWVIVRERTPGGYLGMLDNEPSAIQQNSEFWEGSELPFEPGHIIAVQQASAESRRLASRPAPIPWAR; from the coding sequence ATGCGACAACCTGATTTCAGCGTTGACGGCTGGAGCCTCGAAGACGGCGAAGACTATCATCGCCGTGCGCCGGCGACGTTTCCCATTCCAGACTTGGCGGTGCGCCAGATCCTTCAGCCCGGCGACTTCGCCAAGCTGATCTTCAGAATCGCCGTCGACAGCGCCGAGGAGCCCGAGGCTTTCGAACGAATGTGGGTCATCGTGCGGGAGCGAACGCCAGGCGGCTATCTCGGCATGCTCGACAACGAACCATCGGCGATCCAGCAGAACAGTGAATTTTGGGAAGGCAGCGAACTGCCTTTCGAACCCGGGCATATCATCGCGGTCCAGCAGGCCAGCGCCGAAAGCCGACGCCTGGCGAGTCGACCGGCGCCGATCCCGTGGGCCCGTTAG
- a CDS encoding putative quinol monooxygenase translates to MIGVVAVLKVQPDKTADFEKVFLDLQNRVKANEPGCLVYQLTRSRTEAGTYKVLELYASQDALKHHGETDYFKAAGAAMGPFMADRPEIEYLDAVE, encoded by the coding sequence ATGATCGGCGTGGTGGCGGTGCTGAAGGTGCAGCCGGACAAGACGGCGGACTTCGAAAAGGTCTTCCTCGACCTGCAGAACAGGGTGAAAGCCAACGAGCCGGGCTGCCTCGTCTATCAGCTGACTCGCAGCCGGACCGAGGCCGGAACCTACAAGGTGCTGGAGCTCTACGCCTCGCAGGACGCCCTTAAGCATCACGGCGAGACCGATTATTTCAAGGCCGCCGGCGCGGCCATGGGGCCGTTCATGGCCGACCGGCCCGAGATCGAATATCTCGACGCGGTGGAGTAG
- a CDS encoding acyl-CoA dehydrogenase family protein encodes MDLAFSPEDLAFQHEVRDWIATAYDDDLRRKMAQSKNGYLDKAGQVKWQKKLFERGWVAPDWPVELGGAGFTPSQRYIFNMEMSLAGTPHPSPMGLKMCAPVVMAFGTPEQKAQHLPPILSSDIWWCQGYSEPGSGSDLASLQMKAERDGDDYVLNGSKIWTTHAQWADWMFCLVRTSSAGKPQEGISFLLLPMTLPGIQIKPLPTLDGPAEGEQEINQVFFDNVRVPVANRIGEENKGWTYAKYLLEFERGNAYAPGLMHMLRKVKKIAALERSDAGGALIDDPDFRARIAELEIAVESLNATELRVFSGRGAGKAVGPASSMLKLAGSETQQAITELALEAVGTYAAPFVRDTWATTNDGRAGPDHAGPVAPSYFNYRKTTIYAGSSEIQKNIITKLVLGL; translated from the coding sequence TTGGATCTCGCCTTCTCGCCCGAGGATCTGGCCTTCCAGCACGAGGTCCGCGACTGGATCGCCACGGCCTATGACGACGACCTGCGCCGCAAGATGGCGCAGTCGAAGAACGGCTACCTGGACAAGGCCGGTCAGGTGAAGTGGCAGAAGAAACTGTTCGAGCGCGGCTGGGTCGCGCCGGACTGGCCAGTCGAGCTGGGCGGGGCGGGCTTCACGCCATCGCAGCGCTACATCTTCAACATGGAGATGTCGCTGGCCGGCACGCCGCATCCCTCTCCGATGGGGCTGAAGATGTGCGCGCCGGTGGTCATGGCCTTCGGCACGCCCGAGCAGAAGGCCCAGCACCTGCCGCCGATCCTGTCGTCCGACATCTGGTGGTGCCAGGGCTATTCCGAACCCGGTTCGGGCTCGGACCTGGCCAGCCTGCAGATGAAAGCCGAGCGGGACGGCGACGACTACGTGCTGAACGGCTCGAAGATCTGGACCACCCACGCCCAGTGGGCCGACTGGATGTTCTGCCTGGTGCGCACTTCGAGCGCGGGCAAGCCGCAAGAGGGCATCAGCTTCCTGCTGCTGCCGATGACCCTGCCGGGCATCCAGATCAAGCCGCTGCCCACCCTGGACGGTCCGGCCGAGGGCGAGCAGGAGATCAACCAGGTCTTCTTCGACAATGTCCGCGTGCCGGTCGCCAATCGCATCGGCGAGGAGAACAAGGGCTGGACCTACGCCAAGTACCTGCTGGAGTTCGAGCGCGGCAACGCCTATGCGCCCGGGCTGATGCACATGCTGCGCAAGGTCAAGAAGATCGCGGCCCTGGAGCGATCCGACGCCGGCGGGGCGCTGATCGACGATCCCGATTTCCGCGCCCGGATCGCCGAGCTGGAGATCGCCGTGGAGTCGCTGAACGCCACCGAGCTGCGGGTGTTTTCCGGGCGCGGGGCCGGCAAGGCGGTGGGGCCGGCCTCGTCGATGCTGAAGCTGGCCGGATCGGAAACCCAGCAGGCGATCACCGAACTGGCCCTCGAGGCGGTGGGGACCTACGCCGCGCCGTTCGTGCGCGACACCTGGGCGACGACCAATGACGGCCGCGCGGGCCCGGACCATGCCGGCCCCGTCGCCCCGTCCTACTTCAACTACCGCAAGACCACGATCTATGCGGGGTCCAGCGAGATCCAGAAGAACATCATCACCAAGCTGGTGTTGGGTTTGTGA
- a CDS encoding NADH:flavin oxidoreductase: protein MALDALFKPFEFKSLKLPNRVVMAPMTRSFSPGGVATDEVAAYYRRRAENQVGLIVTEGTGVARPASLNDANIPRFHGEKELAAWKKVVVEVHAAGGLIAPQLWHVGSAKGKDVLGKIDSPSGLSKPGGNPFTEPMTDEEVADTIAAFASAAANAKALGFDAVELHGAHGYLIDQFFWNGTNVRGDAFGGPGISERSKFAAEILKAVRAAVGPDYPVIIRLSQWKQQDYAVKNAETPQLLEAWLQPLADAGADIFHCSQRRFWEPEFEGSDLNFAGWAKKLTGAPTITVGSVGLSGEFIAAFGGEGSQPASIDGLLERLERDEFDLVGVGRAILQDPEWVVKIRDGREDELKSFERSALGVLY, encoded by the coding sequence ATGGCCCTCGACGCCCTGTTCAAGCCGTTCGAATTCAAGTCGCTGAAGCTGCCGAACCGGGTGGTGATGGCCCCCATGACCCGGTCGTTCTCGCCCGGCGGCGTGGCCACTGACGAGGTCGCCGCCTATTACCGTCGGCGCGCCGAGAACCAGGTCGGGTTGATCGTCACCGAAGGCACTGGGGTGGCCCGGCCGGCCTCGCTGAACGACGCCAACATCCCGCGCTTCCATGGCGAGAAGGAGCTGGCGGCCTGGAAGAAGGTGGTCGTCGAGGTCCACGCGGCCGGCGGCCTGATCGCCCCGCAGCTGTGGCACGTGGGTTCGGCCAAGGGCAAGGACGTGCTGGGCAAGATCGATAGCCCCTCGGGCCTGTCCAAGCCCGGCGGCAATCCCTTTACCGAGCCGATGACCGATGAGGAGGTGGCCGACACCATCGCCGCCTTCGCCAGCGCCGCCGCCAACGCCAAGGCCCTGGGCTTCGACGCCGTCGAGCTGCACGGCGCTCACGGCTACCTGATCGACCAGTTTTTCTGGAACGGCACCAATGTCCGCGGCGACGCCTTCGGCGGTCCTGGCATCTCCGAGCGCAGCAAGTTCGCCGCCGAGATCCTCAAGGCCGTCCGCGCCGCCGTCGGCCCCGACTATCCGGTGATCATCCGTCTGTCGCAGTGGAAGCAGCAGGACTACGCGGTCAAAAACGCCGAGACCCCCCAGCTGCTGGAAGCCTGGCTGCAGCCCCTGGCCGACGCCGGCGCCGACATCTTCCACTGTTCGCAACGCCGGTTCTGGGAGCCGGAGTTCGAGGGCAGCGACCTGAACTTCGCGGGCTGGGCCAAGAAGCTCACCGGCGCCCCGACCATCACCGTCGGCTCGGTGGGCCTGTCGGGCGAGTTCATCGCGGCGTTCGGCGGCGAAGGCAGCCAGCCCGCCTCGATCGACGGCCTGCTTGAGCGCCTGGAGCGCGACGAGTTCGACCTCGTCGGCGTCGGTCGCGCCATCCTGCAGGATCCCGAGTGGGTGGTGAAGATCCGCGACGGCCGCGAGGACGAGTTGAAGAGCTTCGAGCGCTCGGCGCTGGGGGTGCTGTACTAG